In Bradyrhizobium sp. CCBAU 051011, the following are encoded in one genomic region:
- a CDS encoding cytochrome P450 — protein MSMAGVYDMPVARGPLVPPSPPRAPDDMTVFGRIKAIRESPIGSWGQRAYEDDIVQGRFFGRGTFILNTPDAIRHVLVDNYENYSRTPVGIRVLRPILGNGLLIAEGRAWKHQRRTLAPAFTPRAVTPLVPHMLAATDETVAKLRAASNAPVDLREAMQRMALEIAGRTMFSFAMDRHGAALRDFVMEYGERLARPHFLDMLLPLSWPSPQDISRARFRKRWTAFVGMLMAERRAAGKTAGASARDLFDLMGDARDPETGQAFTDEQLGDQVATMILAGHETTATALFWALYLLALDPATQEQVATEVQDATANGALDIDRLKFTRAVIDETMRLYPPAFVIARAAIAPDTIAGLPVKKKDVILIAPWILHRHEKLWRDPNAFIPSRFMTGTPPDRFAYLPFGVGARVCIGAHFALVEATLALAKMIGAFRITLVDKDPVMPIGVVTTQPNRSPMFAITPR, from the coding sequence ATGAGCATGGCCGGAGTCTACGACATGCCGGTGGCGCGAGGGCCGCTGGTGCCGCCGAGCCCGCCACGGGCGCCCGACGACATGACAGTGTTCGGGCGGATCAAGGCGATCCGCGAAAGTCCGATCGGCAGCTGGGGTCAGCGGGCCTATGAGGACGATATCGTCCAGGGTCGGTTCTTCGGACGCGGCACCTTCATCCTCAACACGCCGGATGCGATCCGGCATGTGCTGGTCGACAATTACGAAAACTATTCGCGCACGCCGGTTGGCATCCGGGTGCTGCGGCCGATCCTCGGCAATGGCCTTCTGATTGCGGAAGGACGGGCGTGGAAACACCAGCGCCGCACGCTGGCGCCGGCCTTCACACCGCGCGCGGTGACGCCGCTCGTTCCGCATATGCTGGCAGCGACCGACGAGACGGTTGCCAAGCTGCGCGCCGCCAGCAACGCACCCGTCGATTTGCGCGAGGCGATGCAGCGGATGGCGCTCGAGATCGCCGGCCGCACCATGTTCTCGTTCGCCATGGATCGCCACGGCGCCGCCTTGCGCGATTTCGTGATGGAATATGGCGAGCGGCTGGCGCGGCCGCACTTCCTCGATATGCTGCTGCCGCTGAGCTGGCCGAGTCCGCAGGACATTTCGCGCGCCCGCTTCCGCAAGCGCTGGACCGCCTTCGTCGGCATGCTGATGGCCGAGCGTCGCGCCGCCGGCAAGACCGCGGGCGCGTCGGCGCGCGACCTGTTCGACCTGATGGGCGACGCCCGCGATCCGGAGACCGGCCAGGCCTTCACCGACGAACAACTCGGCGACCAGGTCGCCACCATGATTCTGGCCGGCCACGAGACGACGGCGACCGCACTATTCTGGGCGCTCTATCTGCTGGCGCTCGATCCGGCCACGCAGGAGCAGGTCGCCACGGAAGTGCAGGACGCAACCGCCAACGGCGCGCTCGATATCGATAGACTGAAATTCACCCGCGCCGTGATCGACGAGACCATGCGGCTCTATCCGCCGGCATTCGTGATCGCACGCGCGGCGATCGCGCCGGACACGATCGCGGGCCTGCCGGTCAAGAAGAAGGACGTGATCCTGATCGCGCCGTGGATATTGCACCGGCACGAAAAACTGTGGCGCGATCCGAACGCCTTCATCCCGTCTCGCTTCATGACCGGGACGCCGCCCGATCGCTTCGCCTATCTGCCGTTCGGCGTCGGCGCGCGCGTCTGCATCGGCGCGCATTTCGCGCTGGTCGAAGCTACGCTGGCGCTGGCGAAGATGATCGGCGCGTTCCGCATCACGCTCGTCGACAAGGATCCGGTGATGCCGATCGGCGTGGTGACGACACAGCCCAACCGTTCGCCGATGTTTGCCATCACGCCGCGGTAG
- a CDS encoding cupin domain-containing protein, producing MTKVISLVVFVLMIGSANAQSTIRTELKRGDLIGKDMDVVVTVLEVPPGEAIARHIHPGEEVVYVLQGATLELPDGTQRPLPTGAAIINAREVPHAGFKVGGDTSLKMLNVHIVDKGKPMTEFVK from the coding sequence ATGACCAAGGTGATTTCCTTAGTCGTCTTCGTACTGATGATCGGGTCCGCGAACGCTCAAAGCACGATCAGGACTGAACTCAAAAGAGGCGACCTAATCGGGAAGGACATGGATGTTGTTGTCACCGTTCTCGAAGTACCACCAGGTGAGGCAATTGCCAGACATATCCATCCCGGCGAAGAGGTCGTCTATGTACTTCAAGGAGCTACGCTTGAACTGCCTGATGGCACGCAAAGACCACTTCCCACGGGCGCTGCGATAATTAATGCACGTGAAGTGCCCCACGCCGGTTTCAAGGTTGGGGGTGACACTTCTCTAAAGATGCTGAACGTCCATATCGTTGATAAGGGCAAGCCAATGACCGAGTTCGTAAAATGA
- a CDS encoding enoyl-CoA hydratase: MTYQDILYEVSDKIATITLNRPDRMNAWTATMERDVRHAMEAAAGDDNVRIIILTGAGRAFCAGADMEALKAIDPSEIRRGENTPPFDMNRRADWQTRYAYYPAIPKPVIGMLNGATAGIGLVHALYCDLRFAADNTVFTTSFARRGLIAEHGISWMLPRIVGHANALDLLMSARRVGSEEALRIGLVNRLYPPEQLREQTYAYARDLADFVSPSAIAVIKHQLYEVPFQTLAEATIDANREMQIALKGSDFREGVASFVEKRPPRFTGK, from the coding sequence GTGACCTATCAGGATATTCTCTACGAGGTGAGCGACAAGATCGCGACCATCACGCTCAACCGGCCCGACCGGATGAATGCGTGGACCGCGACCATGGAGCGCGATGTGCGCCATGCGATGGAGGCGGCAGCCGGCGATGACAATGTCCGTATCATCATCCTCACCGGCGCCGGCCGCGCGTTTTGCGCAGGCGCGGACATGGAGGCCCTGAAGGCCATCGACCCCAGCGAAATCAGGCGCGGCGAGAACACGCCGCCGTTCGACATGAACCGCCGGGCGGACTGGCAGACGCGCTATGCCTATTACCCGGCGATCCCGAAACCCGTGATCGGCATGCTGAACGGCGCCACCGCCGGCATCGGCCTGGTCCACGCGCTCTATTGCGACCTGCGCTTTGCCGCCGACAATACTGTCTTCACCACCTCGTTCGCGCGCCGCGGGCTGATCGCCGAACACGGCATCAGCTGGATGCTTCCGCGCATCGTCGGCCACGCCAACGCGCTGGATCTGTTGATGTCCGCGCGACGGGTGGGAAGCGAGGAGGCGCTGCGGATCGGGCTGGTCAACCGGCTGTATCCGCCGGAGCAGTTGCGCGAGCAGACCTATGCCTACGCGCGCGATCTCGCCGATTTCGTCTCGCCAAGCGCGATTGCTGTGATCAAGCACCAGCTCTACGAGGTGCCGTTCCAGACGCTGGCGGAAGCCACCATCGACGCCAACCGCGAAATGCAGATCGCGCTGAAGGGGAGTGATTTCCGGGAAGGCGTGGCGAGCTTTGTGGAGAAACGGCCGCCAAGGTTTACGGGGAAGTGA
- a CDS encoding SDR family oxidoreductase: MTERVTLITGASAGIGTELARVFASHGHRLALVARRADRLTALAAEITAAGGKAPIVIPCDLVQPDCGDKIAEALAASGVEVEYVVNNAGFGLFGKAVQRDRADQLDMIAVNIRALTDLSLRFSDQLIRNRGGLLNVGSIAGFLPGPGMAVYYATKAYVLSFTEAMRAELAPHGVRVTVLCPGPVPSEFQARAGFRPGFDTAVLKVLPAEVAQQAYRGLMANKRAVMPGLGIKIVPFLLRLFPRSFILGAVGRFQLRQR, from the coding sequence GTGACCGAGCGTGTGACGCTGATTACCGGTGCATCGGCCGGAATAGGCACCGAGCTGGCGCGCGTTTTTGCATCCCATGGCCATCGTCTGGCGCTGGTGGCACGGCGCGCCGATCGCCTGACGGCGCTGGCCGCTGAGATCACGGCGGCCGGTGGCAAGGCTCCGATCGTCATTCCCTGTGATCTCGTGCAGCCTGACTGCGGCGACAAGATTGCCGAAGCGCTGGCGGCCTCCGGTGTGGAGGTCGAATACGTCGTCAACAATGCGGGTTTCGGACTGTTCGGCAAGGCGGTGCAGCGCGACCGCGCCGACCAGCTCGACATGATCGCCGTCAACATCCGCGCGCTGACCGATCTGTCGCTGCGGTTTTCGGACCAGTTGATCCGCAACCGTGGCGGCCTGCTCAATGTGGGCTCGATCGCCGGCTTTCTGCCGGGCCCGGGCATGGCGGTCTATTACGCCACCAAGGCCTATGTGCTGTCGTTCACGGAAGCGATGCGCGCCGAACTGGCGCCGCATGGCGTGCGTGTGACGGTGCTGTGTCCCGGCCCCGTGCCGTCGGAATTCCAGGCGCGCGCCGGCTTCCGGCCCGGATTCGATACGGCGGTTCTAAAAGTCTTGCCCGCCGAGGTCGCACAGCAGGCCTATCGCGGATTGATGGCTAACAAACGTGCAGTGATGCCCGGCCTCGGCATCAAGATCGTGCCATTCCTGCTCCGGCTATTCCCGCGCTCCTTCATTCTTGGGGCAGTCGGCCGCTTCCAGCTTCGCCAGCGCTGA
- a CDS encoding TRAP transporter small permease subunit → MRKFLFFIDELSTWVGKAFAWLILVLTLGVSYEVFMRYVLRAPTTWAFDISYITYGAMFLMAGAYTLSRNGHVRADVVYRLWSPRTQASMDLVLYILFFLPAIAALMYSGWNYADMSVRFREVSIFSPAGVPVFPLKALIPATGVLLFLQGLAEVIRCVLCIRTGRWPQRLHDVEETESLVIREHQQAAAAQQDEKGAGA, encoded by the coding sequence ATGAGGAAGTTTCTATTTTTCATCGATGAACTCAGCACATGGGTGGGCAAGGCGTTCGCCTGGCTGATTCTCGTCCTCACGCTCGGTGTCAGCTACGAGGTGTTCATGCGCTACGTGCTGCGTGCGCCGACCACCTGGGCATTCGACATCAGCTACATCACCTACGGCGCGATGTTCCTGATGGCCGGCGCGTATACGCTCTCGCGCAACGGTCATGTGCGCGCCGACGTGGTCTACCGCCTCTGGTCGCCGCGCACCCAGGCGTCGATGGACCTCGTTCTCTACATTTTGTTCTTCCTGCCGGCGATCGCGGCGCTGATGTATTCGGGCTGGAATTATGCCGACATGTCGGTGCGCTTCCGCGAAGTCAGCATCTTCAGTCCGGCCGGCGTGCCGGTGTTTCCGCTGAAAGCGCTGATCCCGGCCACCGGTGTCCTCCTGTTTCTGCAAGGGCTCGCTGAGGTCATCCGCTGTGTGCTGTGCATCCGCACCGGCCGATGGCCGCAACGCCTGCACGACGTGGAGGAGACCGAGAGCCTCGTCATTCGCGAGCATCAGCAGGCGGCCGCCGCGCAGCAGGACGAGAAAGGAGCAGGCGCATGA
- a CDS encoding TerB family tellurite resistance protein, with the protein MLDGLRQFIADIVAPSADTDLAFDDTGYLLAATALLVHVVSLDGEPSAAEKRKLHSLIESRFKLDPGKADHLIASATRAEGEAVDLYRFTSVIMRSVNEEGRLRIIEMMWELVYADGQVSEFEDNVVWRAADLLGISSRDRIDLKRKVAEQRQVASSDSVSKIADIAT; encoded by the coding sequence ATGCTCGACGGACTGCGCCAATTCATTGCCGACATCGTTGCGCCCAGCGCGGATACGGATCTCGCGTTCGACGACACCGGCTATCTGCTCGCGGCGACCGCGCTGTTGGTTCACGTCGTCTCGCTCGACGGCGAGCCGAGCGCGGCCGAGAAGCGCAAACTGCACTCTCTGATCGAGAGCCGCTTCAAGCTCGATCCAGGCAAGGCGGATCATCTGATCGCGTCGGCAACGCGAGCCGAAGGCGAGGCGGTCGATCTCTATCGTTTCACCAGCGTCATCATGCGCTCGGTCAATGAGGAGGGCCGGCTCCGCATCATCGAGATGATGTGGGAGCTGGTGTATGCCGACGGCCAGGTCAGCGAATTCGAGGACAACGTCGTCTGGCGCGCGGCCGATCTGCTCGGTATTTCATCGCGCGATCGGATCGATCTGAAGCGCAAGGTGGCAGAGCAGCGCCAGGTGGCCTCGTCGGACAGCGTTTCGAAAATCGCCGACATCGCAACGTGA
- a CDS encoding glutamine amidotransferase: MSFRSSKNGDSIVPFPGRRALITPDAAPLKPVLIVLHQETSTPGRVGNALRALGYPLDIRRPRFGDPLPETLELHAGAVIFGGPMSANDSDDYVRREIDWIEIPLREQRPFLGICLGAQMFAKQLGAQVAPHHEGRVEVGYYPIRPTAAGHALCPDWPALVYHWHGEGFQLPRGTELLAEGDDFPVQAFQHGHAFGLQFHPDVTYAMMHRWTTRGCVRMESPGAQPRHLHFEGRAVHDVAERAWLKNFIAGWIARAPHAVMLDAAE, from the coding sequence ATGTCGTTCCGGTCGAGCAAAAATGGCGACAGCATCGTGCCCTTTCCGGGCCGACGGGCGCTGATTACGCCTGACGCCGCGCCGCTCAAGCCGGTCTTGATCGTCCTGCACCAGGAGACCTCGACGCCGGGCCGTGTCGGCAATGCCCTGCGCGCCCTTGGTTACCCCCTCGACATCAGGCGTCCGCGGTTCGGCGATCCCTTGCCGGAAACGCTGGAGCTGCATGCCGGCGCGGTCATCTTCGGCGGCCCGATGAGCGCCAACGATTCCGACGATTATGTCCGCCGAGAAATCGACTGGATCGAAATTCCCCTGCGTGAGCAGCGGCCGTTTCTCGGCATCTGCCTGGGCGCGCAGATGTTCGCCAAACAATTGGGCGCACAGGTCGCGCCGCATCATGAGGGGCGGGTCGAGGTCGGCTACTATCCGATCCGGCCCACCGCGGCCGGGCATGCGCTCTGCCCCGACTGGCCCGCGCTGGTCTATCATTGGCACGGCGAAGGATTTCAGTTGCCACGCGGCACTGAGCTGCTTGCCGAAGGTGACGACTTCCCGGTGCAGGCCTTTCAGCATGGTCATGCGTTCGGCCTGCAGTTTCATCCCGACGTCACCTACGCCATGATGCATCGCTGGACCACGCGCGGCTGCGTGCGCATGGAGTCGCCAGGTGCGCAACCGCGTCATCTCCACTTCGAAGGCCGCGCCGTGCATGACGTGGCCGAACGGGCGTGGTTGAAGAATTTCATCGCGGGTTGGATCGCGCGCGCACCGCACGCTGTCATGCTGGACGCAGCCGAATAG
- a CDS encoding TRAP transporter substrate-binding protein, protein MSKRSDKTTRRRFLTAAAAGGAVIAMPQVSRAQTAVLKMQGSWGKADVFNEMAEDYVKRVNDMAGGRLRIDYLVGGSVVHPFQVFDGVHGGQIDAAHTVTVYWYGKHKAASLFGTGPVFGFNANEGLGWIHNGGGKELFEELQTQIMKVNIKSFFAMPMPTQPLGWFKKPITSDADLKGLKYRTVGLAADLFQVMGASVAQLPGGEIVPAMERGVIDGFEFNNPTSDRRFGAQDVAKNYMLGSHHQATEYFEIMFNRTKYNALAAEQKAILQYAAEAVSSANEWKGMDYYSKDLQELINKDKVNVQRTPKSVFDAQIKAWDGLIAQLGSDPFMKKVMDSQKAWVRRVVYYNMTNATDYRGAFEHHFPGVLKV, encoded by the coding sequence ATGAGCAAGCGTAGCGATAAAACGACGCGCCGCCGTTTCCTGACGGCCGCGGCCGCCGGCGGTGCGGTGATTGCGATGCCGCAAGTCAGCCGGGCGCAGACGGCGGTCCTGAAGATGCAGGGCTCGTGGGGCAAGGCCGACGTCTTCAACGAGATGGCCGAAGACTATGTGAAGCGCGTCAATGACATGGCCGGGGGCCGGCTACGCATCGACTATCTTGTGGGCGGCTCCGTCGTGCATCCGTTCCAGGTATTCGACGGCGTGCATGGCGGCCAGATCGATGCTGCTCACACGGTGACGGTCTACTGGTACGGCAAGCACAAGGCGGCGTCGCTGTTCGGTACCGGACCGGTGTTCGGCTTCAACGCCAACGAAGGTCTTGGCTGGATTCACAACGGCGGTGGCAAGGAGCTGTTCGAAGAACTCCAGACCCAGATCATGAAGGTCAACATCAAGAGCTTCTTCGCGATGCCGATGCCGACCCAGCCGCTCGGCTGGTTCAAGAAGCCGATCACCAGCGATGCCGACCTGAAAGGGCTCAAGTACCGCACCGTGGGTCTGGCCGCCGACTTGTTCCAGGTAATGGGGGCCTCTGTCGCGCAGCTTCCGGGCGGCGAAATCGTGCCGGCCATGGAGCGCGGCGTGATCGATGGATTCGAGTTCAACAACCCGACATCGGACAGGCGCTTTGGCGCGCAGGACGTCGCCAAGAACTACATGTTGGGTAGCCACCATCAGGCGACGGAATACTTCGAGATCATGTTCAACCGCACGAAGTATAATGCGCTGGCGGCCGAGCAGAAGGCGATCCTACAGTATGCTGCGGAGGCAGTCTCTTCCGCCAATGAATGGAAGGGGATGGACTATTACTCCAAGGACCTGCAGGAACTGATCAATAAGGACAAGGTCAACGTTCAGCGGACGCCGAAGTCCGTATTCGATGCGCAGATTAAGGCATGGGACGGCTTAATCGCCCAGCTTGGGTCGGATCCGTTCATGAAGAAAGTGATGGACTCGCAGAAGGCATGGGTGCGCCGCGTGGTTTACTACAACATGACTAACGCAACAGATTACCGTGGCGCCTTCGAGCACCACTTCCCGGGCGTGCTCAAGGTCTGA
- a CDS encoding adenylate/guanylate cyclase domain-containing protein: protein MSDTQAQFSVLKQTADPAVVDAISQLIAKGEDRDLNRINLLDFSARYGLDEEKVISAFLHAARLGLFDLTWNVLCPGCGGVLGAHNTLKSLRHDDYNCALCAQGYEASVDDRVEVAFTVSPRVRRIAAHDPNTLPIWEYNRQMFWSSGMDLSEESIKRLIDEVSLEAIELPAGEKAVLSLHLPNQFVIVFEPVTHSAHFFDIQGEPTRERQQFSIVFNKLQAPTGSTVMRPGPLRLSLENQTDTRVLPAVWIANDTLHELLGKRKPILTAKRMLSNQTFRDVFKADNLNVDQRLKITSLTFLFTDLKGSTALYERVGDLAAFDLVRAHFHALLEIIASEKGAVVKTIGDAVMATFIRPEHAIVAGLRMRAAMAALNAERGREDLIVKIGIHEGPCLAVMLNERQDYFGQTVNIASRVQSLSTSQEIHITGPVIESPAVATILQREAIRPIQKEAALRGIADKMVVYEIP from the coding sequence ATGAGCGATACCCAGGCCCAGTTCTCAGTCCTGAAGCAGACCGCCGATCCCGCGGTCGTCGACGCCATCTCGCAATTGATCGCCAAGGGCGAGGACCGCGATCTCAACCGTATCAACCTCTTGGATTTTTCCGCGCGCTACGGGCTCGACGAGGAAAAGGTCATTTCGGCCTTTTTGCATGCGGCGCGGCTCGGCCTGTTCGATCTCACCTGGAATGTGCTCTGCCCCGGCTGCGGCGGCGTGCTCGGCGCGCACAACACGCTGAAATCGCTGCGCCACGACGATTATAATTGCGCGCTGTGCGCGCAAGGCTATGAGGCCTCCGTCGACGACCGCGTCGAGGTCGCATTCACCGTCAGCCCGCGCGTCAGGCGGATTGCCGCGCATGATCCCAACACGCTGCCGATCTGGGAATATAACCGGCAGATGTTCTGGAGCTCGGGAATGGACCTGAGCGAGGAATCGATCAAGCGACTGATCGACGAGGTGTCGCTCGAAGCTATCGAGCTGCCGGCCGGCGAAAAGGCGGTGCTGTCGCTGCACTTGCCCAACCAGTTCGTGATCGTGTTCGAGCCGGTGACGCATTCGGCGCACTTCTTCGATATCCAGGGCGAGCCGACCCGCGAGCGGCAGCAATTTTCGATCGTCTTCAACAAGCTGCAAGCGCCGACGGGCTCGACGGTGATGCGTCCGGGACCGCTGCGGCTGTCGCTGGAGAACCAGACCGACACGCGCGTGCTGCCTGCGGTCTGGATCGCCAACGATACGCTCCACGAACTGCTCGGCAAGCGCAAGCCGATCCTGACCGCGAAGCGGATGCTGTCCAACCAGACGTTCCGCGACGTGTTCAAGGCTGATAACCTCAACGTCGATCAGCGGCTGAAGATCACCTCGCTGACCTTCCTGTTCACCGACCTCAAGGGCTCCACCGCGCTCTATGAACGGGTCGGCGATCTCGCTGCCTTCGATCTGGTGCGGGCGCATTTCCATGCGCTGCTCGAAATCATTGCGTCCGAGAAGGGCGCTGTCGTGAAAACGATCGGCGATGCGGTGATGGCGACCTTCATCAGGCCGGAACATGCGATCGTGGCGGGCCTGCGCATGCGGGCGGCGATGGCGGCGCTCAATGCGGAGCGCGGCCGGGAGGATCTGATCGTCAAGATCGGTATCCACGAAGGCCCGTGCCTGGCGGTGATGTTGAACGAGCGGCAGGATTATTTCGGCCAGACCGTCAACATTGCGTCGCGCGTGCAGAGCCTGTCGACCTCGCAGGAGATCCACATTACGGGGCCGGTGATCGAATCGCCGGCGGTCGCCACCATTCTTCAGAGAGAGGCGATCCGTCCGATTCAGAAGGAAGCCGCGTTACGCGGCATCGCCGACAAGATGGTGGTGTACGAGATACCCTAG
- a CDS encoding MFS transporter, which translates to MTEPPKRSDSIFAPLRHSVFRRIWLASLLSNLGLLIHGVGAAWAMTQMTSSADKVALVQTALMLPIMLISMPAGAIADMHDRRVVAMVSLLIALTGASALTVLAWLNLVTPNILLLFCFIVGTGMALMGPAWQSSVSEQVPPETLPAAVALNGISYNIARSFGPAIGGIVVATAGAVAAFAANALLYLPLLIVLFLWNRIHEPSRLPRERLNRAMVSGVRYITNSPSIKIVLTRTLVTGIIGGSVSALMPLIARDLLHGGAQTYGVMLGAFGMGAVIGALNIGSVRKQLSGEGAVRACTISLAGAIAAVALSTSAILTAIALVLAGAVWMLAVALFNIGVQLSAPRWVAGRSLAAFQAAIAGGIAIGSWGWGHLTDMYGVEIALLVSAGLMLLSPLLGIWLRMPPVGARYEPPAEALADPEVRLSLTGRSGPLVVEIEYRVAQDNARAFHNVMQEVQLSRQRNGAYGWSIARDIGDPELWTERYHCPTWLDYLRQRNRATQSERALHQRAIDFHLGPEPIRVRRMLERPFGSVRWKEDTPDRAANEVLPVVATAAGSST; encoded by the coding sequence ATGACCGAACCGCCGAAGCGCTCCGATAGTATCTTCGCACCGCTGCGGCATTCGGTGTTCCGGCGAATCTGGCTGGCGAGCCTTCTGTCCAACCTCGGGCTCCTGATCCATGGCGTTGGCGCGGCCTGGGCGATGACGCAGATGACGTCGTCCGCCGACAAGGTGGCGCTGGTGCAGACCGCGCTGATGCTGCCGATCATGCTGATCTCGATGCCGGCAGGCGCCATCGCCGACATGCACGACCGCCGCGTCGTGGCGATGGTGTCGCTATTGATCGCGCTGACCGGCGCGAGCGCGCTGACCGTACTGGCCTGGCTCAATTTGGTGACGCCGAACATCCTCTTGCTGTTCTGCTTCATTGTCGGCACCGGCATGGCGCTGATGGGACCGGCCTGGCAGTCTTCGGTCAGCGAGCAGGTGCCGCCCGAGACCCTGCCGGCTGCGGTCGCACTCAACGGCATCAGCTACAACATCGCGCGCAGCTTCGGCCCCGCGATCGGCGGCATCGTGGTCGCGACCGCCGGCGCTGTTGCTGCCTTTGCGGCGAACGCGCTGCTCTATCTGCCGCTGTTGATCGTGCTGTTTCTCTGGAACCGGATCCACGAACCGTCGCGGCTGCCGCGCGAGCGTCTCAACCGCGCGATGGTCTCAGGCGTCCGCTACATCACCAACTCTCCCTCGATCAAGATCGTCCTGACGCGCACGCTCGTCACGGGCATCATCGGCGGCTCGGTGTCGGCGCTGATGCCGCTGATTGCGCGCGATCTCTTGCATGGCGGCGCGCAGACCTATGGCGTCATGCTGGGAGCCTTCGGCATGGGCGCCGTGATCGGCGCGTTGAACATCGGCTCCGTCCGCAAGCAATTGAGCGGCGAGGGCGCGGTGCGCGCCTGCACGATATCGTTGGCCGGTGCAATCGCAGCCGTCGCGCTCAGCACCAGCGCCATCCTGACGGCGATCGCGCTGGTGCTGGCGGGCGCAGTGTGGATGCTGGCGGTCGCGCTGTTCAATATCGGTGTGCAGCTTTCGGCGCCGCGCTGGGTCGCCGGCCGCTCGCTGGCGGCGTTCCAGGCCGCGATTGCCGGTGGCATCGCGATCGGAAGCTGGGGCTGGGGTCACCTCACCGATATGTACGGCGTCGAGATCGCGCTGCTGGTCTCCGCCGGACTGATGCTGCTGTCCCCGCTGCTCGGCATCTGGCTGCGCATGCCGCCGGTCGGCGCCCGCTATGAGCCGCCAGCCGAGGCGCTGGCCGATCCCGAGGTACGGCTGTCGTTGACGGGACGCAGCGGGCCGCTGGTGGTCGAGATCGAATATCGCGTCGCGCAGGACAACGCCCGCGCCTTCCACAATGTGATGCAGGAGGTGCAGCTCAGCCGGCAGCGCAACGGCGCCTATGGCTGGTCGATCGCGCGCGATATCGGCGATCCCGAACTATGGACCGAGCGCTACCACTGCCCGACCTGGCTCGATTACCTGCGCCAGCGTAACCGCGCGACGCAGTCCGAGCGCGCCTTGCATCAGCGCGCGATCGACTTCCATCTCGGGCCCGAACCGATCCGCGTTCGCCGCATGCTGGAGCGGCCGTTCGGCTCGGTCCGCTGGAAGGAAGACACCCCCGACCGTGCCGCCAACGAGGTCTTGCCGGTGGTCGCGACGGCCGCGGGCAGCAGCACCTAG
- a CDS encoding biphenyl 2,3-dioxygenase: MASFRFAVGAAVVLGVASGAALAAGDLSRQTPIEVTVDLGSPGKHEFGPKQLKFETGKLYKLILRNTSNDPHYFTSHAFSQMVFTRKVQVTQQQNGKAVTLAEFKGAIREIEVYPGQSAEWWLVPIAAGRANDLRCDIKTSDGKTHAELGMTGEIVIE; this comes from the coding sequence ATGGCTTCCTTCCGCTTCGCCGTTGGTGCCGCCGTTGTGCTGGGAGTTGCTTCGGGAGCCGCGCTAGCGGCTGGTGACCTGTCGCGGCAGACGCCGATCGAGGTGACGGTCGATCTCGGCTCGCCCGGCAAACACGAGTTCGGGCCGAAGCAACTGAAATTTGAAACCGGCAAGCTCTACAAGCTGATCCTGCGCAACACGAGCAACGATCCGCATTACTTCACCTCGCATGCGTTCTCGCAGATGGTGTTCACGCGCAAGGTGCAGGTGACGCAGCAGCAGAACGGCAAGGCCGTGACGCTCGCCGAATTCAAGGGCGCGATCCGCGAGATCGAGGTCTATCCGGGACAATCCGCCGAATGGTGGCTGGTGCCGATCGCCGCCGGCCGCGCCAACGACCTGCGCTGCGACATCAAGACCAGCGACGGCAAGACGCACGCCGAACTCGGCATGACCGGTGAGATCGTGATCGAGTAG